Proteins from one Streptosporangium becharense genomic window:
- the map gene encoding type I methionyl aminopeptidase, producing the protein MTTLLQPGRISPTRKVPAHIPRPEYVGKKTPKTGESDVKTPEVIERMRVAGRIAAQALEEVGKHVTPGVTTDELDRIGHEFLCDHGAYPSTLGYRGYPKSLCTSINEVICHGIPDDTVLRDGDIVNVDITAFIGGVHGDTDATFLVGEVDEESRLLVERTREATSRAIKAVAPGRQLNVVGRVIEAYAKRFGYGVVRDFTGHGIGTTFHSGLIVPHYDDPSLAVTLEPGMTFTIEPMLTLGTIEYDIWPDGWTAVTKDRSRTAQFEHTVLVTETGHEILTLP; encoded by the coding sequence GCCCGGTCGGATATCGCCCACGCGCAAGGTTCCCGCCCACATCCCGCGGCCGGAGTACGTCGGGAAGAAAACCCCGAAAACCGGTGAGTCCGACGTCAAGACCCCCGAGGTCATCGAGCGGATGCGGGTCGCCGGCCGGATCGCCGCCCAGGCGCTCGAAGAGGTCGGCAAGCACGTGACCCCCGGCGTCACCACCGACGAGCTCGACCGGATCGGCCACGAGTTCCTCTGCGACCACGGGGCCTACCCGAGCACGCTCGGCTACCGGGGATACCCCAAGTCGCTGTGCACCTCGATCAACGAGGTGATCTGCCACGGCATCCCGGACGACACCGTGCTGCGCGACGGCGACATCGTCAACGTCGACATCACCGCCTTCATCGGCGGGGTGCACGGCGACACCGACGCCACCTTCCTGGTCGGCGAGGTGGACGAGGAGTCGCGGCTGCTGGTCGAGCGCACCCGGGAGGCGACCAGCCGTGCCATCAAGGCCGTCGCTCCGGGCCGCCAGCTCAACGTGGTCGGCCGGGTGATCGAGGCCTACGCCAAGCGGTTCGGCTACGGCGTGGTGCGCGACTTCACCGGGCACGGCATCGGCACCACGTTCCACTCCGGCCTGATCGTCCCGCACTACGACGACCCGTCGCTGGCGGTCACCCTGGAGCCGGGTATGACGTTCACCATCGAGCCCATGCTGACGCTCGGCACCATCGAGTACGACATCTGGCCCGACGGCTGGACCGCCGTGACCAAGGACCGCAGCCGGACCGCCCAGTTCGAGCACACCGTGCTGGTGACCGAGACCGGCCACGAGATCCTGACCCTTCCCTGA
- a CDS encoding sensor histidine kinase: MSEELRIRDGRSLSLAQALEERLAEWSERTGIAVEIWARPGQDAPPKIAKAVLAVLEEALANIERHSRARVVSVAVTIGRGGLRMTVSDNGVGFLGVAQGRGVTAMQSRFAELGGSLSVSGVPGEGTTVTGVVPRRR; encoded by the coding sequence CTGCGCATACGTGACGGCCGGAGCCTGAGCCTGGCCCAGGCCCTGGAAGAGCGCCTGGCCGAGTGGTCCGAGCGGACCGGCATCGCGGTCGAGATCTGGGCACGGCCGGGCCAGGACGCTCCACCCAAGATCGCAAAGGCCGTCCTGGCCGTTCTCGAAGAGGCGCTCGCCAACATCGAACGGCACAGCCGGGCACGTGTCGTGTCCGTCGCCGTCACCATCGGCCGCGGCGGTCTGCGCATGACGGTCAGCGACAACGGCGTCGGTTTTCTCGGTGTGGCCCAGGGCCGGGGCGTCACCGCCATGCAGTCCCGCTTCGCGGAGCTGGGAGGTTCACTCAGCGTCAGCGGTGTGCCCGGTGAGGGCACCACCGTCACCGGAGTGGTGCCCCGCCGCCGCTAG